A genome region from Nicotiana tabacum cultivar K326 chromosome 13, ASM71507v2, whole genome shotgun sequence includes the following:
- the LOC107801062 gene encoding uncharacterized protein LOC107801062 gives MQTIKGGWVGQTFALASYNDSGSRKTRIRRSKEERKTMVETFIKKYQTSNNGNFPSLNLTHKEVGGSFYTVREIVREIIQENKVLGPAKLLPGEQNDVHFAEQYPLGSISTEPQSLSLSEESHVMSTFAPIHYMSKSEADFGMNTQLDVAEAKVADDGPKTSTSDFNERIEQSDESYIIDSESDHQINKDEFSYSSGINGFDQELRNEQMVGDYETTEENEISGKSDLRDDLSVSHQYTNSQVLDSSEIISDPVNESLSSEVNACHPTVEKDETYEEPISTESVVREGLEVKSERTEPEASKAKPLKTTELLVEQFPLRPISKKIDDLDSGLNETTNVAKTSKETEIEQDIITSSEKDAQLINEPVDVMTADPTSEKASKLSDEKAELKARDASLEILSASEERAAVANDVIVKASSTVNGTVNASSPMLNETFDSSSNNGTSKKPTADELIEAKGKTNVQHGSGQKTGGNPPLDRIHLETWKSASAKSKEHETNPLLALLKACITAFVKFWTEE, from the exons ATGCAGACAATTAAGGGTGGTTGGGTTGGACAAACATTTGCACTTGCTTCTTACAATGACTCTGGCAGCCGGAAGACTAGGATTAGGCGTTCGAAAGAGGAGAGAAAGACTATGGTTGAAACTTTTATAAAGAA ATATCAGACGTCAAATAATGGGAATTTCCCATCACTTAATCTGACGCACAAAGAAGTTGGTGGCTCTTTCTACACAGTACGAGAAATAGTTCGCGagataattcaggaaaataaagTTCTAGGTCCAGCTAAGTTGCTTCCCGGAGAGCAAAATGATGTCCATTTTGCAGAACAATATCCACTAGGATCCATATCAACTGAACCACAAAGTTTGTCTTTATCCGAGGAGAGCCATGTTATGTCAACTTTTGCACCCATTCATTACATGAGTAAAAGTGAAGCAGATTTTGGCATGAACACACAGCTTGATGTAGCTGAAGCGAAGGTTGCAGATGATGGACCAAAAACTAGCACAAGTGACTTCAATGAAAGAATTGAACAATCGGATGAATCGTACATAATTGATTCTGAGTCTgatcatcaaataaacaaggatgAGTTTTCATACTCTAGTGGGATCAATGGATTTGACCAGGAGCTGCGCAATGAACAGATGGTTGGTGATTATGAGACAACTGAAGAAAATGAAATTTCTGGTAAATCTGACTTGCGTGACGACCTCTCTGTCAGTCATCAATATACTAATTCACAAGTTTTAGATTCTTCTGAGATCATCTCTGACCCTGTGAATGAGAGTCTTAGCAGTGAGGTCAATGCTTGTCATCCTACAGTTGAAAAGGATGAAACTTATGAAGAACCAATATCTACAGAGTCAGTGGTAAGAGAGGGTCTGGAAGTTAAAAGTGAAAGGACTGAACCGGAAGCATCAAAAGCTAAACCTCTTAAAACAACAGAACTACTAGTGGAGCAGTTTCCCCTGCGGCCTATTTCTAAGAAAATAGATGACTTGGATTCAGGATTAAATGAAACAACCAATGTAGCAAAAACATCCAAAGAAACAGAAATTGAACAGGACATAATAACCTCTTCAGAAAAAGATGCTCAACTGATAAATGAGCCAGTTGATGTCATGACAGCTGATCCAACATCAGAAAAGGCCAGTAAACTGTCGGACGAGAAAGCAGAGCTGAAAGCTAGGGATGCATCATTGGAAATTTTAAGTGCCTCAGAAGAAAGAGCGGCCGTTGCCAATGATGTAATAGTTAAGGCCTCATCAACAGTAAATGGG ACTGTCAATGCATCTAGTCCTATGCTTAATGAGACTTTTGACAGCAGTAGTAACAATGGCACTTCTAAGAAACCGACTGCTGACGAGTTGATTGAGGCTAAAGGTAAAACCAACGTTCAACATGGTAGTGGCCAGAAGACAGGAGGCAATCCACCACTTGACAGAATTCATCT TGAAACATGGAAAAGCGCTTCGGCAAAATCCAAGGAACATGAAACAAATCCACTCCTGGCATTATTGAAGGCATGTATCACGGCTTTTGTGAAATTTTGGACCGAAGAATAG